One window of the Peptostreptococcaceae bacterium genome contains the following:
- a CDS encoding TIGR03960 family B12-binding radical SAM protein, with protein sequence MGMQIDYLLKQVEKPSRYIGGEVNSINKEISEETVRFGFAFPDVYEIGMSFMGLHILYFLLNDMDDVFCERLFSPWTDMEKIMRETETPLFTMESRTPAGKLDIIGFTLQYEMSYSNIVNMLDLSGLPVFARDRDESHPLIIAGGPCAFNPEPLADFIDVVFIGDSENILPEFIERFKVHKTEKTAKREFLKSIVDISGIYIPSFYEADYEDGMFVGINPIEKEAPTIIKKNIVIDLDKSYFPSKQIVPYADAVHDRAVIEIFRGCTRGCRFCHAGMVYRPVRERSIDTISEIVDNIIKNTGYDELSLASLSTSDYSDLGSLVEKLLSRYEKERVGISLPSLRLDSFSMEILQRIQRVRKTGLTFAPEAGTQRLRDVINKGIEEKDLIESVENAFNLGWDSVKLYFMIGLPTETEEDLDGIYDLAKKVLETYYRMPKEKRRRKPRITVSVSNFVPKAFTPFQWEGQDDPSVFMEKHRYLSKMFRKEKTIQFNYHDADTSFMESVFSRGDRRLSEVIHKAWISGCKFDSWSEYFNYDKWIAAMEDSGLDPIAYANRFSDYNQALSWDHISAGIEKQFLASENEKAKIGELTEDCRQGCSNCGISKNYRGTCDV encoded by the coding sequence ATTGGTATGCAAATAGATTATTTATTGAAACAGGTGGAAAAACCGAGCCGTTATATCGGGGGAGAAGTGAACTCGATAAACAAGGAGATTAGCGAAGAGACGGTGCGTTTCGGTTTCGCATTTCCGGACGTATATGAAATAGGAATGTCTTTTATGGGTTTGCATATATTGTATTTTCTGCTTAACGACATGGATGACGTTTTCTGTGAGCGGCTTTTTTCTCCGTGGACTGATATGGAAAAAATCATGAGGGAAACTGAAACGCCGTTATTTACTATGGAGTCGCGGACACCGGCCGGAAAGCTTGATATCATAGGATTCACACTGCAATATGAAATGAGTTATTCTAATATAGTAAACATGCTTGATTTGTCAGGATTACCGGTTTTCGCAAGAGATAGAGACGAATCCCATCCATTGATCATAGCTGGAGGGCCATGCGCATTCAATCCCGAACCGTTGGCAGATTTTATAGATGTTGTTTTCATAGGCGATTCGGAGAACATACTGCCCGAATTCATAGAGCGGTTCAAGGTTCACAAGACTGAAAAGACAGCAAAAAGGGAATTTTTAAAAAGCATAGTGGATATTTCTGGAATATACATTCCCTCTTTTTATGAGGCCGATTATGAAGACGGTATGTTTGTTGGAATAAATCCTATTGAAAAAGAAGCCCCCACCATCATAAAAAAGAACATAGTGATTGATTTGGATAAATCGTATTTTCCTTCAAAACAGATTGTTCCTTACGCAGACGCAGTACATGACAGAGCTGTTATCGAAATTTTTAGGGGTTGCACAAGGGGATGCAGATTCTGTCATGCAGGCATGGTTTATAGACCGGTCAGGGAGCGATCAATCGATACAATCTCAGAAATAGTTGACAATATAATAAAAAATACTGGATACGATGAGCTTTCACTGGCTTCCCTAAGCACAAGCGATTATTCGGATTTGGGATCATTGGTTGAAAAACTGCTCAGCCGCTATGAAAAGGAGCGCGTAGGCATATCGCTTCCGTCACTTAGGCTTGACAGTTTTTCCATGGAGATACTGCAAAGGATACAGCGCGTAAGAAAGACTGGGCTAACCTTTGCCCCGGAAGCCGGAACCCAGAGGTTGAGGGATGTAATCAACAAGGGGATAGAGGAAAAGGATCTAATAGAATCTGTTGAAAATGCCTTCAATCTGGGATGGGATTCCGTTAAACTATACTTTATGATAGGACTCCCGACTGAGACGGAAGAGGACCTTGATGGCATTTATGATCTTGCGAAAAAAGTGTTGGAGACCTACTACAGAATGCCAAAGGAAAAAAGAAGGAGAAAGCCGAGGATAACAGTCAGTGTTTCCAATTTTGTACCCAAGGCCTTCACGCCTTTCCAATGGGAGGGACAGGACGATCCATCCGTTTTCATGGAGAAGCATAGATATTTAAGTAAAATGTTCAGGAAGGAAAAAACAATACAATTCAATTATCATGACGCAGATACGAGCTTTATGGAATCCGTATTCTCAAGGGGCGACCGAAGGCTTTCTGAGGTGATTCACAAGGCATGGATTTCAGGGTGTAAATTTGATAGCTGGAGCGAATATTTTAACTACGATAAGTGGATTGCGGCAATGGAGGATTCGGGACTTGATCCGATTGCTTATGCAAACAGGTTTTCCGACTACAACCAAGCATTGTCGTGGGATCATATAAGCGCCGGAATAGAAAAACAGTTTCTTG